CGAGCTCGTACAACtaactaaagtaattttttgttaaaaataatttatgaactgcattataaaattacttaatatttttttttatttttttgtgtataatttgacaaaaatcGTTGCTATAACTACAATCCTCAGAATACtgtgtatatataaaataaaatgtttttgtatatgtgTGGTATATGTGTGGTATATGTGTGGTATATGTGTGGTATATGTGTGGTATATGTGTGGTATATGTGTGGTATATGTGTGGTATATGTGTGGTATATGTGTGGTATATGTGTGGTATATGTGTGGTATATGTGTGGTATATGTGTGGTATATGTGTGGTATATGTGTGGTATATGTGTGGTATATGTGTGGTATATGTGTGGTATATGTGTGGTATATGTGTGGTATATGTGTGGTATATGTGTGGTATATGTGTGGTATATGTGTGGTATATGTGTGGTATATGTGTGGTATATGTGTGGTATATGTGTGGTATATGTGTGGTATATGTGTGGTATATGTGTGGTATATGTGTGGTATATGTGTGGTATATGTGTGGTATATGTGTGGTATATGTGTGGTATATGTGTGGTATATGTGTGGTATATGTGTGGTATATGTGTGGTATATGTGTGGTATATGTGTGGTATATGTGTGGTATATGTGTGGTATATGTGTGGTATATGTGTGGTATATGTGTGGTATATGTGTGGTATATGTGTGGTATATGTGTGGTATATGTGTGGTATATGTGTGGTATATGTGTGGTATATGTGTGGTATATGTGTGGTATATGTGTGGTATATGTGTGGTATATGTGTGGTATATGTGTGGTATATGTGTGGTATATGTGTGGTATATGTGTGGTATATGTGTGGTATATGTGTGGTATATGTGTGGTATATGTGTGGTATATGTGTGGTATATGTGTGGTATATGTAATGTACTTAGTGCTATTTCCAGTAAACAAAAGGCAGTTTATCTCCTGCCAAATGGCAGTTCAACTTCTCCGAGGAATGATCTTATTCGACTCGTGATGGTATTGatattgtgttttataacatcctgtattcaatataaatagcacatatatttattttgttcggCGGCACGAGGTTAAGTAGAGGGCATGTACCAACTGCCAATGAATAAGTATCCtaagtcattaaaaatacCAGCCGAAGGCAGTAttcgcgcagacgaagtcgcgggcacagctagtgtttaatatttttgatatatgaCAACGGTAAGGAAGGAAGCCCAATTATTAGgcttttcaataaaaaatattaccactttaataacaatatttcgaATGCACGCGAAAATTTTCAATCGAAAATCTGAGATCCATTGAAAATAGCGGAACACACTTTGGGATAAACGATAGACATCGAGGTCCACCTCTACCTGCACAAAGATTTTAATGAGTCCATTAAACATAACATTGTAAAACCTATGGATGGATAATTCCATACATGTATGACGTATAAtcgaaaaacaattttgtaatgaagaaatgtcaaaaataaaagtaaaacatactacatacaatatttgttaaaatatcaattattgtCTGTTTTAAGAAACACACTgttgtattttgtttcttaataatgactagctgtcactcgcgactctgtccgtgaggaattaaaaaataataataataataagtagcccaaGTGTTTTGCTgactaacatccatccatcgaaactttcacatttatattattagtaagatttatttatgttttaaaaatgtcacgactactacttttttaaaactttatcaaaaattaagaaataacaaataaacttaagaAAGTGGTTTTACACAATttgtcttataaataaaaaaaaataaaaaaaatcatttaattcagaCCATTATAAGTCCATACATTGTTAgtaaagtaaagtaaataaataaagcctaTTTTCTGGGCTGTTTTTTGTGCTCCAGATTGGGTATCTAATGGTTATATATCTACGGTACCAATGCAATTTTTGCAAAATGGCGGACTTCCTCagtgcagaataaaaaaaagttggctataatatgcccgcgtacataagctaccttccacataactaattttttaattttgtatttgatttaacCACGTTGTTCTGTTTGTCAAACTCCTTCATTTGATGCCTAGATTGtagtattaaaattgttaaaaaaaaaataggtatatACAGGTAATGATGAGATGGAAATCGTGTAAGTTAATTGATCatcaatgtataatttaaaattgaattggtGATGGTGATGGTGGTGGGAGATGGTGGTGGGAGGTGGGGATGGGGGTGGGGGTGGTGGTGTTTTGTAAACAGCTGTCTCTCCGTGACGCAACTACTCACTACCTCGTACTAAAtaactacatacatacatatatactaaGCTATGACAGAACATTGTAATTGTATGTACAGAAttcttaacaaatatattccAGCTTTTTACCATTAGCCGTTATACAAATGAGAAGAATTTtctatattgtaaaataacttatagtatatataattatattttaataatgtgaaTGAGCTCCGAATATATTCCTTATTGAAATTCTGTTTCTAAATACTAGGCGAAGCGCTTAATGAAACGAGCTACAATTTATTAGCACATTAGCATGTCTTCTATtgctacatacatacatacatacatacatacatacacggGCGTCGTCAGCCGATTGGCATCTACCATTGATATGGTTTTATTCAAAGtggtttttatatgtatttgttatattttctagGGGGTCGATTCCACTCTCTACCCCCTACCTCCTATCTCCTACCGCAGCGACGCACGTGCATACATACCacacaaacaattttatcCAGTTGTTGTATTTTGATGGCTCGTCTCGGTCATGTCGGACGCGAGCGAGTGTCGTGTAGCGACCGAGGTATCAATGGCCGGGTGGTTGCAGTCTCGTGTGCGACAAAACTGTCGCTCGGCCGACCTCGGGTCGCCCCTTTGCGGCAGGACGATCTGAGCAAAGGAGCACTCGTCGCGTGTCACGAGCGCTAAATAGTTTGTGGGGTGGATGGGGGCGTTACCTCGATGAGGGATTGCTCGGAGGCGCGGATGGCGCCGGTGCGGGTGGTGCGGGTGGTGGCGCGGGTGGTGCGGGGCGCGCGGGGCGCTCGCGTCGCCACCTCGTCCCCGGAGGAGAGCGTCCACGGCAGGTCGGGGTTGCCGAGCTCCGTGTGGTAGGGCTCGCGTGTCGTCAGGCAAGGCGCCGGCGCCGGCCGGTCGCGCCGCGCTGTCGACCACGTCCATAGTCAGTATGTACAAGGCTATGTGTGTCTCGGCACAGGGAGTAAGCGAACGACACGGAACAAAGTGAATACAACAAACATGCGCAGGCGATAGATACAAACACAACGACAGATTGCAAGCCGACCGGCCAGTCTACAAACTCGCGTCCTACATTCGGAGAGGCGGCCgtttgtttcttttgtatCGGGGTTGAAGGAGAAAGGAGGCACGAGCACGATTAAACGGACGGGGGGAGTGATTATATACACATTTCATGTCAATACCGTGTTCCTAAATCGGCCGTTTTGTATACATTAAGGTTTCCTAAATGCAgtagacgaaaaaaaaaaaaatcagtcgcgTTTTTTTGGcgtaaattgttaaaatatcaaaagcaTGTAGACCTTTTAAATTGTAGGCTTAGCGcttaatttatgaaatgtaCGCATATCGCAATGCTGCGCTCCGTGTGCGCGGCGTCGTGCGGCGTCGTGCGGCGTCGTGCGGGGCCGCGCGGGGCTTCCGTTGTTACTTACCCGTGTCGTGGGCGCGAGGAGGTGTGTCATACAAGTGTGCCAACTCGGTGGTGGAGTGCGCACGCTGACGGCCGCGCCCCCCGCGACCCCCGCGACCACGGGCCGCTCCCCCTGCTGCACCCCCCATCATCAGACTCATCTCGTAATCCTGCAAGTAGAACATCGCACCGTAGTTATATcacaataatacattttaccacaggtgggcacagttaatcgaaaagttaacttcgttaattcgttaatttcgttaatcgttaaagcgttaaattctcgaagtTGGAACATTTGTAATGAcggttccgcacgtgtactgtAGTGGACtgtattaaatgaaagttCTTCTTGATCGGAGATACTAACGCCTTTATTGCTCCCAAACGATTGGACAATTTTGATAAGTAACAATAGCTATTTATACTAAGTTCGCCGCGGCTCCAGTAAACGTAACCCTGTGCCGCACCGTTCTTTAGCGGGCAGAAGTTAAAACGACGCCGCGTCTTTCGGCGTAAACCGACAATGGATTTACAAAGAATCCCGCCCTTTAGCGGCCCGCTGTGGCGGCACAGGATAAACATTGCCGACCCGAGGCGCGGTCCTTGAACTCTTAAACGTGTGGCGATGCGAGTTCAAGGACGGCACGTGTAACATGCGTTGGTAACTACGTCGCCAACaagtactaaacaactatttttaatacagttgcgaagaAATGAATCAatgtaatagaataataaaaacacaataaactcaactaaccaaaatgtttggaaaatggcgtcaaccgtaaaataatataaacagagatttttttttgttttcttcacccattctgggtaggcaaagggaactatggccatacagccaagtcttcagtagattttttattgatatgaaatttaatgagatgaaatgaaattaaatctaacctaattcattgaatcaaatcattaaatccgAAAtcgtaacaaattaggagcttctttttagaaatatttgcaggaatcataaaaacttcaatgattttttttgtaaatttttggtttgttatttctttttaatagacattattttgacagttgggaaagagaacgcacgagtttggaaaggtaaagaaaaagcatgagtaaaaagtgtttttaatacagttggtcaaaaagtggcgtattgcagggacgaaagcgttcggaatgtgggctattacatactcgtgcttttatatactggtaatgaaatatactatttcgaaccttcttttgatcttgtcctgttggtcacgtctttcccggacgctctgatgcatcacacttgcacgcgaacttcacatatatcaattatcaactcgttcgttcacgaAGTCGCCGACAGTTGctcaacatagttgaacttacgagcgtggcgtggtgcgtaatttaaacaaaatgacagcacgtttTCAACTTTCTAatgtaacgattaacggacttctattaacggaagttaacaaaagcgttaacactttatgaagttaacttaaaagttaatccgttaagcaaaatgttaacttcgttaattaacggattaacgagttaatgcccttTACATGCTTTTAGCTTGCTTGCTTGCAGCTTTGCATTTTACGGGTTCATTTGTAATTCAGTTATGACTGAACTAGATGAACCATTATAAATGTTCCACATTTGACACCTCGTCAAAATGGAACAACGTAACCTTGTCACGTCGTGTATACCAAATATGTATGACTGTAACGACTAGACTGAGCAGAGAGCAGTACTCACATGTAGTGTGGCGACAGTGGGGGGCCTGCCCCGCTTCTTCCTGGTCGTGGCGGACATGGCGGACATGGTGGACATGGCGGACATGGCGGACATGGTGGACATGGCGGACATGGCGGACGACTCCATCTCCGAGCTCTCTTCATTGTTTGTCGACGCGGTCCTGCTGCGGGGTCGGCCCCTGCTCCTcttggtggtggtggtggtggttgTCGACGAGGACTTGGCGACGTCTCCCGTTCGTTTTGAATAAAACGACACCGAGTAATTAATGTCGTCACTATAAGTCCACTCATCTTTTACATCCGTGTCCAGAGACGAGGGATAGTTTCTGGAGCCATCTTTAACCTGCCCGTAACCTTGTAGAGGTGGTTCTTCCGTAGTGCACGTGTTCCTACTTGGGGGCCTTCCCCTTCCTCTTTTAGGTGCCGGAGGCGGGGGTCTCGTCACATCGCCCAATTCAGCGGAGTACAGTGTTTCCGATAGATTCAAAGTGCTACTGTAGGGCCACTCATTTCGTACTTCCGTGTCCACGGGCAAGGAATAGACGGTGGAGCTTTCAACGGGGCCGAAGACGTCCGCTGGCAAATCACCGGTGGTCGATGTGTTCCTACTTGGCGTGCGCCCCCTCATCTTGGTCGTCGCCCGCGAGGACTTCGGCGCCGACTCCGGAATGCTCGATTCCGCAGATTGTGTCGGTGCAGCCGAGTCCGTCGCCTCACTATACAGAGGCAACGAGTAGTTCGATGGCGATTCACCACTCGTCGAAGCGTTCCTACTTCGCGACCTCCCACTCCTCCTCTTGGGTGCCGATGTCGAGGAGTTTCCGACACCACCTGACTCCGTCGAGTATAATGGTGCGATTAACGCCTCATTATACAAAGGCGAAGAAAGATCGGCCGAGCCGCTTTGGATAGGGTTGTGGTCGTCCGCCGGCATCTCATCGGCTGTCGATGTGGTCCTGCTTCGGGGTCGACCCCTCCTCCTCTTGGGGATCGACGGCGAGGACTCGGCGACGTTTTCCGCTCGTTTTGAATAAAACGAAATCGAGTAATTAATGTCGTCACTATAAGTCCACTCATATCGTGGATCTATGTCCTGAGATGAGGGATAGTTGCTAGAGTTATCTTTAACCGGACTGTAGACTTCTGCAGGCAATTCTTTGGCAGCGGATGTATTCCTACTCCGGGACCTTACCCTTCTCTTTTTAGGTGTCGTAGGTGAGGTGTTCGTCACAGTACTCGGTTCACCTGAATACATTGTTTCCGATAGACTTAGAGCACCACTGTACGGCCACTCGGTTTTCGGTTTGTAATCCAATGGCGAGGAATAGTTAGTCGAGCGGTGCTTGACAGTTCTGTACGCATCCGGTTGCAATTCCTCTGACATCGATGTATTCCTGCTTCGCCGCCTCCCGCTCTTTCTTTTTGGTACCGGCGACGAGGTCTCGGCCGTGTGGCCGGATTCCGCCGAGTACGAGCCTTCCGGGAGGTCTGATGTACCACTAGTGGTCCTTCCCCTATTTCTTTTTGTGGTCAATGGCGATGAGTAATCGGAGGCGGCGTATTTGGAAGTCGTCGGGTCACCGAGGTCCGCTTTCGATTCATCAGTAGTAGACGTATTCCTGCTCCGTGACCTCACTCGGCTTCGTTTGGCCGACGTCGCCGAGGACCGAGGTACACCACCGGGTTCGGCAGAGTGCAGCGCTTCCGGAACCTCCGACGCGCCACCGGCACTCCCTCCCTTCCTCGTCTTCGGGATCGACGTCGACGAATAGTTTTTATAGCTAGAGTCACCCGGATTCATAGTCGGATAGTCCGATGTTACACTATTTTTTCCCCTTTTCTTCTGTCGCACCGGCAGAGAGCTCTCCTCGGGGTTTAGTTCGGTGGAGTCCAAGATGGCGGACGACGATGTAGTCGTACAGGACTTTTTCCCGTTTCCCGCGTTAGAGATGTCGGCGGCGACGACGGAGCAAAGCGGATGTAACGGAGCCGGGGGCTTCTCGTCTCTGGCGGCGTCGCGTCGCGTCGATGACGAGTCGGTGGCGGTCGCGCTGGACTTTCTGCCCCTTCTTTTCTTCGGAGCGAGTGCGGACTCGACCGACCGCTCCGCCCGATCTCCGCTACCCTTTCTTCCTCTCCTCTTCTTCGGAGCCGGCGTCGGCCTCTCCTCGCCGGCCGCGTCGCCCGGTTTCGTATCGTCCGCGTTCGGAATGGCAGCGGCGAAGATATTTTGGAAATCCATTAGCGCCGGATCAGTAGCGACGAGTTCGTCGGACGCGTCGCCGCAGGAGAAGTCGGCGCCGGTCCGCGGCTCGTCGGCGACGCGCCACGCGCCCTCCGACTCCGTGTCGGGGTCCTCCGTCATCAGAGTCTTCGGCGGCTGCTCCGTTATACTGGTATATTTGATGGGACTGTCGAGAGCATACCTGGAAACGATAAACGACATCTCTGTCATACTTCTCGATGTACAAGTGTAATGTAAGTCCCAAAACGATCGCCTTTTCGCTAATACACCACAGAtcggtttttatttatattgtaacgtTTTTAAGTTACCAATTGCCCTGACATTTGATAGTTAATTCTTAGAAACGAATGAGAACgaatcttttataaatacgttaaattaataaacaaacgaACCTGTTCGACTTCAGATTCGACTTGAGAGTGGCATCAGAGGTGGACAGATCGTAGATGGTCGTCCTCTTCTGGGCGCCTGCGCCTGCGCCCGTGCCGGTGCCTGAGCCTGCGCCCGTGCCGGTGCCTGAGCCTGCGCCCGTGCCGGTGCCTGAGCCTGCGCCCGTGCCGGTGCCTGAGCCTGCGCCCGTGCCGGTGCCTGAGCCTGCGCCCGTGCCGGTGCCTGAGCCTGCGCCCGTGCCGGTGCCTGCGCCTGCGCCCGTGCCGGTGCCTGCGCCTGCGCCCGTGCCGGTGCCTGAGCCGAGGCCCACGCCGGAGCCGGTGCTTGTGCCGATATCTGTGCCAGGGGCGAAGCTCGTGCCGGAGCATATCTTCCTCCTGCCGAGGCTCGTCTTCTGCAGCATCAGTTTGGGGATGGGGGACTGCTCCCTCATGTCCGCCTCCCCCAGTTGATACGGATCTTCCCCGGTGGGGGTCGTGTCTATGAGCTGCAGACGGTCCGACAAGGAGCCGAAGTTCTTGGTCCTCTTAACGGTGTCACCTTCGTCTTTGCCGAATGAGCTTATCATTTTTGGCTTCTTATTGGCACTGAAAGTCCTCGTTCCGCGCGATTTCCCTGAAATTAACATTCAAAAGGTGTTACAAAGTGGAAAGAATAAAATGTTGCATCGCCTTTGACATTTTTGTCAATATTTGTGATGCGACATGTGACGGACATGCAATGTGCAGTCTTCTATCTGCAACGAACGTCACCAGaaacattcatttaattatttcatacataTCGATCGTTttaaactgattaaaaatgtctCCACTTCTCCAATCACTTCATGATATAGTCTCACAAAgtgtaaacaattataaaacaatgattACATAATTTGACATAGGAAGAGATATATAGTTTGaggtaatttatatatgtgtACAATATTTAGATAAGACTCACCGGTGTGTGTGAGTTGGGAGTGGGAGTGGGAGAGGGAGAGGGAGACGGCGGCGGGCTTGGAGGCTCGCTTGAGGCTCAGGGAGCGGCCGAGACGACTGCGGCTGCGGCTGCGGCTGCGGCCGGTGTGTGAATGTGCCGACGTCACAAAACTGTACAACAATTTATACtcaaatgaaatttaacaaataaacagGTGGGGGAAAGGCGAGTGAACATCTGCGATATTGCGACATGTTGTAGTTACACATGTGTTTAGGTCGACGTGAAATAATGCTTAGCGAGCGATTCccgtcttttatttttatggcataaatattttgtaacaaagtcATTATTCGAGACCTCTGTTGGATTTGAATGTTTTGCTAAGCAGGGAATCGGATCAAAATACAGTTATCACCATCATGTAGGTAATATATTTCGGATGTtctgtgtatatatatatattagggtgggtcaaaaaaatcaactatttttttttttacaattaatacggaaaaatgggttactaggcaccttaaaaaaattctcaccaaatatgaactcttaattttaatgggaagatcctccgcgtcgcagtttttcatttttttctcagtccaatagaaaaaaattcattcctcatcattaattggtcgtacagaaaatttttttttaagaattttgtaggaaatttaatgctctacaaaaaaggtatcttatgttttttccgtaaacctcaccatttcactaatattgaagatttaatattgattattttaagtcaaatgtcacttttgtttatgaattttataactcgacaagaaatggctattattgaatgcgcaatagaaatttttgtagcaaattaactgctctataaaaatggtatcttatgttttggcgattaaattaagcgttcaaaagatattcatcatcaaactttcatgtataccgattttaagagtttttgattaaataatcgaaaaatttcaatttaatctatcagttttgagaaaatttacacgaaaaaaatttttttttatcaactgagaaacttcaaaatgtttttcaagcttttttttatgtgtaagtatttttatctacatttaaaaaaataaattgtacattattattttttttattgataaacgATTAACTAAGcgataaataatgtacaatttatttttatatatatatatatatatatatatatatatatatatatatatatatatatatatatatatatatatataatactgcAGGTTGGAAGACTGGCGAGGTAGATTGGACAGAGTTTGTCTTAAAATTAGCAGGCCGGAAAAACAGAAcatttattctgtaatttTGGTAATCTGATATAGGCTTTTCTCCAATCTTAAATGGTCTTAAATGAGATGAGACCTGAGAGATGTGTGTTGTGACAAGATgagataaaatttagaatgtGTATA
This DNA window, taken from Papilio machaon chromosome Z, ilPapMach1.1, whole genome shotgun sequence, encodes the following:
- the LOC106717041 gene encoding pneumococcal serine-rich repeat protein-like, with the protein product MNNRTGGNEKKFNISRELSNPNQSEKKESPLCIPFDHIYARQADSAERKPVRSERAEDVADDKVPAGGSNVRHVTSKLFTAYTPHFKTSEWRPGEQEKNTEATYQSPIVENKTPGGIVDIKQGSIAARRPLHREKTVHLSTQCTAVDDKVAPSGSSMDTKKATKKLIAIYASKRNASRPEQQDKSKEFQSQFITTDNKDSDTDKVKKLSERLMAVYTRMKNSEKKSMQQVPLELAAQYIFPPSTASHVSGAFPGTEQASKNMAAYDLAAALGRQEHGVDLAGRFGIDGRGPNEFDDVHHMSNSFVLTSQFKQLRELLVYHLDLIQNLNETITSTTKLYQDLKDENDTLKNVIKRKALPGSPHFALSHAASRNVVTTSVATCTATSLLAPSRPHNHNEMGLSHRDNSSTRKMFGPVRSEVARLSTSGAPSARSYLAQARGSHPPATSTLTLSSCLASPTPTPTPTPTPAPSPTPTATITSRHATATATTTATVTSTSASASTATADAADTDFVTSAHSHTGRSRSRSRSRLGRSLSLKRASKPAAVSLSLSHSHSQLTHTGKSRGTRTFSANKKPKMISSFGKDEGDTVKRTKNFGSLSDRLQLIDTTPTGEDPYQLGEADMREQSPIPKLMLQKTSLGRRKICSGTSFAPGTDIGTSTGSGVGLGSGTGTGAGAGTGTGAGAGTGTGAGSGTGTGAGSGTGTGAGSGTGTGAGSGTGTGAGSGTGTGAGSGTGTGAGAGAQKRTTIYDLSTSDATLKSNLKSNRYALDSPIKYTSITEQPPKTLMTEDPDTESEGAWRVADEPRTGADFSCGDASDELVATDPALMDFQNIFAAAIPNADDTKPGDAAGEERPTPAPKKRRGRKGSGDRAERSVESALAPKKRRGRKSSATATDSSSTRRDAARDEKPPAPLHPLCSVVAADISNAGNGKKSCTTTSSSAILDSTELNPEESSLPVRQKKRGKNSVTSDYPTMNPGDSSYKNYSSTSIPKTRKGGSAGGASEVPEALHSAEPGGVPRSSATSAKRSRVRSRSRNTSTTDESKADLGDPTTSKYAASDYSSPLTTKRNRGRTTSGTSDLPEGSYSAESGHTAETSSPVPKRKSGRRRSRNTSMSEELQPDAYRTVKHRSTNYSSPLDYKPKTEWPYSGALSLSETMYSGEPSTVTNTSPTTPKKRRVRSRSRNTSAAKELPAEVYSPVKDNSSNYPSSQDIDPRYEWTYSDDINYSISFYSKRAENVAESSPSIPKRRRGRPRSRTTSTADEMPADDHNPIQSGSADLSSPLYNEALIAPLYSTESGGVGNSSTSAPKRRSGRSRSRNASTSGESPSNYSLPLYSEATDSAAPTQSAESSIPESAPKSSRATTKMRGRTPSRNTSTTGDLPADVFGPVESSTVYSLPVDTEVRNEWPYSSTLNLSETLYSAELGDVTRPPPPAPKRGRGRPPSRNTCTTEEPPLQGYGQVKDGSRNYPSSLDTDVKDEWTYSDDINYSVSFYSKRTGDVAKSSSTTTTTTTKRSRGRPRSRTASTNNEESSEMESSAMSAMSTMSAMSAMSTMSAMSATTRKKRGRPPTVATLHDYEMSLMMGGAAGGAARGRGGRGGRGRQRAHSTTELAHLYDTPPRAHDTARRDRPAPAPCLTTREPYHTELGNPDLPWTLSSGDEVATRAPRAPRTTRATTRTTRTGAIRASEQSLIEVPRWREKPYQSLTSAEGAEPLDDRERERRHRKLEAEEKRQQRWYVRRLREERHTEHLRRRERARGGAPGAGRAPPAPPAPPAPPAPPASLLHPAPHDALYIELTDRLPVAAFGEPLPDLPPKPFMLKWMKISKALKRLKRSQTLQ